In Haloarcula salinisoli, one genomic interval encodes:
- a CDS encoding RAD55 family ATPase produces MDRIPFGVKQLDSIINGGAPTGSVVLLSGQAGAGSREFMHTSAIINGMAEEDPELFDLYYGDPAEKAILPEGVHYLSFTASEGQLADEMRLAMDDEVLDAGLTGVEFHDMSERYFHMSPVPREWYADETPSIKDLRARHEREDLLGALGNRLSNIAPNNLVVIDSLSDLVAAMGEDIDWADITFLVSGIQKAAHQWGGLILLHLNHETLSATRTGQLSEAAHGTMEFAWESGGSTRARTLVVKQFRGVLSQIEDEDIVQFETELGDAGFDISDVRKIR; encoded by the coding sequence ATGGACCGCATCCCCTTCGGTGTCAAGCAGCTTGATTCCATCATCAACGGGGGCGCGCCGACGGGGAGCGTCGTGTTGCTGTCGGGCCAGGCCGGTGCCGGCTCGCGGGAGTTCATGCACACCAGCGCGATAATCAACGGGATGGCCGAGGAGGACCCCGAACTGTTCGACCTCTACTACGGTGACCCCGCAGAGAAGGCGATACTCCCCGAGGGGGTCCACTACCTCTCCTTCACCGCGAGCGAAGGCCAGCTCGCCGACGAGATGCGGCTGGCGATGGACGACGAGGTGCTCGACGCGGGACTCACCGGTGTCGAGTTTCACGACATGTCCGAGCGGTACTTCCACATGAGTCCGGTGCCCAGAGAGTGGTACGCCGACGAGACGCCGTCGATCAAGGACCTCAGGGCGCGCCACGAACGCGAAGACCTGCTGGGCGCACTGGGGAATCGACTCAGCAACATCGCCCCGAACAACCTCGTCGTCATCGACTCCCTGTCGGACCTGGTGGCGGCGATGGGCGAGGACATCGACTGGGCCGACATCACCTTCCTCGTCTCGGGCATCCAGAAGGCGGCCCACCAGTGGGGCGGGCTCATCCTCCTGCATCTCAACCACGAGACCCTGTCCGCGACGCGGACGGGCCAGCTCTCCGAGGCCGCCCACGGCACCATGGAGTTCGCCTGGGAGTCCGGAGGGTCGACCCGGGCCCGGACGCTCGTCGTCAAGCAGTTCCGCGGCGTCCTCTCCCAGATAGAGGACGAAGATATCGTCCAGTTCGAGACCGAACTCGGCGACGCCGGCTTCGACATCAGCGACGTCCGGAAGATACGCTAG
- a CDS encoding transcription factor S, giving the protein MQFCDECGSMMKKQDGVMQCTSCDYTADQDSDGDFVSTEEQSGDELIETEEGDNFEGKPTADDVICDECGHTKAWYTIKQTGAADEPPTRFFKCQECGYRWREYN; this is encoded by the coding sequence ATGCAGTTCTGTGACGAGTGCGGGTCGATGATGAAAAAGCAAGACGGCGTGATGCAGTGTACGAGCTGTGATTATACGGCAGACCAGGACAGCGACGGGGATTTCGTGAGCACGGAGGAACAGTCAGGCGACGAGCTCATCGAGACCGAGGAGGGCGACAATTTCGAGGGTAAACCCACTGCCGACGACGTCATCTGTGACGAGTGTGGCCACACCAAAGCGTGGTACACCATCAAACAGACCGGCGCGGCCGACGAGCCGCCGACTCGATTCTTCAAGTGCCAGGAGTGTGGCTACCGCTGGCGCGAGTACAACTGA
- a CDS encoding cupin domain-containing protein, with protein MTDRDLTPPELDHTHLPDQTMYKIDADAANHFEQGGEDIETYPIAITNDFKLLYFEMAPGATIDWHTHTPAFDEVCLCLAGEARFTLEREDGSHQVLEAEPRESVYIPGGARHKIDAVGDERHEGLVTMPSDPVARVEMLDGAAPYRIEDWPVALWVDRKRDEVVKKDDDAVSS; from the coding sequence ATGACCGACCGGGACCTCACACCACCGGAGCTCGACCATACCCATCTCCCCGACCAGACGATGTACAAAATCGACGCCGACGCCGCGAACCACTTCGAGCAGGGCGGCGAGGACATCGAGACCTACCCGATCGCTATCACCAACGATTTTAAACTGCTCTACTTCGAGATGGCCCCCGGCGCGACCATCGACTGGCACACCCACACGCCGGCCTTCGACGAGGTCTGTCTCTGTCTGGCCGGCGAAGCCAGGTTCACGCTCGAACGCGAGGACGGGAGTCACCAGGTCCTCGAAGCGGAGCCGCGCGAATCAGTGTACATCCCCGGTGGCGCGCGCCACAAGATAGACGCCGTCGGCGACGAGCGCCACGAGGGTCTCGTCACGATGCCGTCGGACCCCGTCGCCCGCGTGGAGATGCTCGACGGGGCCGCTCCCTATCGGATAGAGGACTGGCCCGTCGCGCTCTGGGTCGACCGCAAGCGCGACGAGGTCGTAAAAAAGGACGACGACGCCGTCTCGTCGTGA
- a CDS encoding beta-ribofuranosylaminobenzene 5'-phosphate synthase family protein, translating into MATVTTAARLHFGFQNLSLAHERLYGGVGLALDEPQLVVEAEPAEKLDCDDEAAKPYAQRVVDVLDVAGAKVRVHERFPRHVGLGSGTQLALATLIAVARAHDLTVDARTVAPQLGRGGRSGVGVATFEAGGFVVDGGHPTERFTHNPPAEGDWDVPPVVASHHVPADWRFLLVVPDTDPGQSGSDEDRSMRTAIERADPGIADQISALLTRRLLPAIATRSRRDFGGAAARLGRLNGAWYADEQGGVYRPPAGSIVEHLADAPTVTGAGQSSWGPTVWGLTDTDGMGKAKEAGYRALEAAGVGGEVHVAAPRNRGATLDDSG; encoded by the coding sequence ATGGCGACGGTCACGACCGCGGCGAGACTGCACTTTGGCTTCCAGAACCTCTCGCTGGCCCACGAGCGACTCTACGGCGGTGTCGGGCTCGCACTCGACGAGCCCCAGCTGGTCGTCGAGGCCGAGCCGGCCGAGAAGCTGGACTGTGACGACGAAGCGGCCAAGCCATACGCCCAGCGGGTGGTGGACGTGCTGGACGTGGCCGGTGCGAAAGTACGGGTCCACGAGCGCTTCCCGCGCCACGTGGGCCTGGGCAGCGGCACACAGCTCGCGCTTGCGACGCTCATCGCCGTCGCACGTGCCCACGACCTGACGGTCGACGCGCGGACGGTCGCACCACAGCTCGGTCGTGGCGGGCGCAGCGGCGTCGGCGTAGCGACCTTCGAGGCGGGCGGGTTCGTCGTCGACGGCGGCCATCCGACCGAGCGGTTCACACACAACCCACCGGCCGAAGGAGACTGGGACGTGCCGCCGGTGGTGGCGAGCCATCACGTCCCAGCCGACTGGCGGTTCCTCCTCGTCGTCCCGGACACCGACCCTGGTCAGAGTGGGAGCGACGAGGACCGCAGCATGCGCACCGCCATCGAGCGGGCCGACCCCGGTATCGCCGACCAGATATCTGCACTGCTCACCCGCCGGTTGTTGCCAGCAATCGCGACGCGCAGCCGGCGTGATTTCGGTGGGGCTGCAGCGCGGCTCGGCCGACTCAACGGCGCGTGGTACGCCGACGAGCAGGGGGGCGTCTACCGGCCACCCGCGGGCAGTATCGTCGAACACCTCGCGGATGCGCCGACTGTCACCGGCGCGGGCCAGTCCTCCTGGGGACCGACGGTGTGGGGCCTGACCGACACCGACGGGATGGGGAAGGCGAAGGAAGCGGGCTACCGGGCGCTGGAGGCCGCGGGCGTCGGCGGCGAGGTCCACGTGGCCGCCCCGCGAAACCGCGGGGCGACGCTCGACGACAGCGGATAA